One genomic region from Thalassotalea sp. PS06 encodes:
- the ispG gene encoding flavodoxin-dependent (E)-4-hydroxy-3-methylbut-2-enyl-diphosphate synthase, whose translation MFTENPIKRRKSTQIMVGNVPVGGDAPISVQSMTNTLTTDVAATVRQIRDLENVGADIVRVSVPTMDAAEAFKQIKQQVKVPLVADIHFDYRIALKVAEYGVDCLRINPGNIGREDRIRAVVDAARDKNIPIRIGVNGGSLERDLQEKYKEPTPDALLESALRHVDILDRLNFDQFKVSVKASDVFLAVGAYRLLAKQIDNPLHLGITEAGGFRSGAVKSSVGLGMLLAEGIGDTLRVSLAANPVEEIKVGFDILKSLRLRSRGINFIACPSCSRQEFDVISTVNALEERLEDILTPMDVSIIGCVVNGPGEATVSDLGLTGSNRKSGFYLDGVRQKERIDNTDIVNQLEKKIRARADLLSEQRKIDIKEL comes from the coding sequence ATGTTTACAGAAAATCCTATAAAACGTCGCAAATCCACGCAGATTATGGTGGGTAATGTACCGGTTGGCGGCGATGCACCAATTTCGGTGCAATCTATGACCAATACCCTAACCACCGATGTAGCAGCAACGGTCAGGCAGATCCGCGATCTGGAAAACGTTGGTGCTGATATTGTTCGTGTATCGGTGCCTACTATGGACGCCGCCGAAGCGTTTAAGCAAATCAAGCAACAGGTAAAGGTACCTTTAGTTGCGGATATTCATTTTGACTACCGCATTGCCCTGAAAGTTGCCGAATATGGCGTAGACTGTTTACGTATCAATCCCGGCAACATTGGCCGTGAAGACCGTATACGTGCCGTAGTCGATGCCGCTCGAGATAAAAATATCCCAATCCGTATCGGTGTTAACGGTGGGTCACTAGAACGAGACCTTCAGGAAAAGTATAAAGAGCCAACGCCTGATGCATTATTGGAGTCAGCACTTCGCCACGTCGACATTTTAGACCGCCTGAACTTCGATCAGTTTAAGGTGAGTGTCAAAGCTTCCGATGTGTTTTTAGCAGTCGGCGCCTATCGCCTGTTAGCAAAGCAAATCGATAACCCGTTGCACCTTGGAATTACCGAAGCCGGTGGTTTTCGCTCAGGGGCGGTAAAATCATCCGTAGGGTTAGGAATGCTATTGGCCGAAGGCATTGGCGATACCCTGCGGGTATCCCTGGCTGCTAACCCAGTAGAAGAAATCAAGGTAGGCTTTGATATTTTAAAATCTTTGCGCTTACGTTCCCGTGGCATCAATTTTATCGCTTGCCCAAGCTGCTCACGTCAGGAATTTGATGTCATTTCTACAGTAAATGCTCTGGAGGAGAGGCTCGAAGACATACTCACACCAATGGATGTTTCCATTATTGGTTGTGTGGTCAACGGTCCAGGTGAAGCGACGGTTTCCGATCTTGGTTTAACCGGCTCTAATCGAAAGAGTGGCTTTTACTTAGATGGGGTTCGTCAAAAAGAACGTATCGATAACACCGACATCGTCAATCAGTTAGAAAAGAAAATTCGCGCCAGAGCGGATTTGTTATCCGAACAACGCAAAATCGACATTAAAGAACTGTAG
- the hisS gene encoding histidine--tRNA ligase: MSKAIQAIRGMNDCLPGETEKWQRVEQVLRKVASNYGYSEIRMPVVESTALFKRGIGEVTDIVEKEMYTFEDRNGDSLTLRPEGTASCVRAGNQHGLLYNQEQRLWYMGPMFRHERPQKGRYRQFHQFGLESFGIGSADIDAEVIILSARLWRELGIEEFVTLELNSLGSNEARAEYRQALVEFLTQHQEKLDDDSRRRMHSNPLRVLDSKNPDVQALLVDAPKLSEYLDAESAEHFADVCKRLDAAGISYRLNDKLVRGLDYYNRTVFEWVTESLGAQGTVCAGGRYDGLVEQLGGKATPAVGFALGIERLVLLLSSLDKFNDLRPAADVYVVSMGDAAEMAALSLSEQWRDAVPGIRIQTHCGGGKFQKQLKRADKSGAEIAIILGESEVEQQTVTVKYLRQQKEQVSLPFEQVAVLLTNLLEG, encoded by the coding sequence GTGAGTAAAGCTATTCAAGCCATTCGTGGAATGAACGATTGTTTACCGGGCGAGACAGAGAAATGGCAACGGGTTGAACAGGTATTGCGCAAGGTTGCCAGTAATTATGGCTACTCGGAAATTCGCATGCCGGTGGTGGAATCCACTGCACTTTTCAAACGTGGTATTGGTGAAGTAACTGATATTGTTGAAAAAGAAATGTATACCTTCGAGGATCGTAATGGCGATTCTCTAACCTTGAGACCGGAAGGTACAGCCAGTTGTGTGCGTGCCGGTAATCAGCATGGCCTGCTTTATAACCAGGAACAGCGTCTGTGGTATATGGGGCCAATGTTCCGTCATGAACGTCCGCAAAAGGGGCGTTATCGACAGTTTCATCAGTTTGGTCTGGAAAGCTTCGGTATTGGTAGTGCCGATATTGATGCTGAAGTCATTATTTTGAGTGCTCGCCTATGGCGGGAACTTGGCATCGAAGAATTTGTCACACTAGAGCTAAACTCGCTAGGCTCGAATGAGGCTCGTGCAGAATACCGTCAGGCTTTAGTTGAGTTTTTGACTCAGCACCAAGAAAAGTTAGATGATGACTCACGCCGTCGTATGCATTCGAATCCGCTTCGCGTTTTAGATAGCAAGAATCCTGATGTTCAGGCGTTGTTAGTTGATGCTCCTAAGCTTTCCGAGTACTTAGATGCTGAATCAGCCGAGCATTTTGCCGACGTTTGTAAGCGTCTGGATGCTGCAGGGATTTCTTATCGCTTAAATGATAAGTTGGTTCGTGGTTTGGATTATTACAACCGCACGGTTTTCGAATGGGTAACCGAATCTCTGGGTGCTCAGGGGACTGTGTGTGCCGGTGGTCGTTATGATGGCCTGGTAGAGCAGTTGGGTGGTAAAGCTACTCCGGCAGTAGGTTTTGCACTGGGCATTGAGCGCCTGGTATTGCTATTGTCGAGTCTGGATAAATTTAACGATCTACGTCCCGCAGCAGATGTTTACGTAGTGAGCATGGGTGATGCAGCAGAAATGGCGGCGTTATCTCTGTCTGAACAATGGCGAGATGCCGTACCAGGTATTCGCATTCAGACTCACTGTGGTGGTGGAAAATTCCAGAAACAGTTAAAGCGCGCCGATAAATCCGGTGCCGAGATCGCCATAATTCTAGGCGAATCTGAAGTAGAACAACAAACAGTGACCGTAAAATATTTACGGCAACAAAAAGAACAAGTCAGCCTGCCTTTTGAGCAAGTCGCAGTGCT